The Coffea arabica cultivar ET-39 chromosome 3c, Coffea Arabica ET-39 HiFi, whole genome shotgun sequence genome contains a region encoding:
- the LOC140003830 gene encoding ethylene receptor 2-like isoform X1, with amino-acid sequence MFRRLASGLLISSLLISLSAADNGFSNCNCDEGGFWSTENILDIQKVSDFLIAVAYFSIPIEILYFVSCSNVPFKLVLLEFVAFIILCGMTHLLNGWTYGPHPFQLMLALTIFKTLTALVSVATAITLISIIPFLLKIKVREILLRRKTWDLGRQVGMIKKQKEAGLHVRMLTQEIRRSLDRHTILDTTLVELSKTLDLENCAIWMPNDNKTEMNLIHESIRRNSSDMNECIPTSDPDVREIKGSDGVKILESDSPLAVASSGGNGEPGAVAAIRMPMLRVSNFKGGTPEMVPACYAILVLVLPGSQGRSWSIQELEIVKVVADQVAVAISHAAVLEESQHMREKLEEQNRALQQAKQDALLASQTRNAFQMVMSSGLRRPMHSILGLLSMMQEENLSSEQQLLVDAMVKTSNVLSTLINDVMDTSTKDNGRFPLETKSFSLHAMIKVAACLAKCLCMYKGFNFAMEVDKSLPNHVMGDERRVFQVIFHMVGSLLNSSNGGGCLVFRVLSASGSQASNQGWGPWRSSSSDGYTYIKFDVGICKDDSDFESMPSTVSPGCQRYNSGIPEEGLSFSVCRKLVQLWWQLMQGDIWVVPNSEGFKHSLALILRFQKQTSTVVSISEQGQSSDHRYSNSFRGLRVLLADDDDMHRAVTRRLLEKLGCNVSAVASGYECLSALGRAVSAIQIVLVDLHMPDMNGFEVTVKIRKFCSRNWPLIIALTAGDDEDSWEKCFQVGMNGVIRKPVLLQGIADELRRVLLHASRVP; translated from the exons ATGTTTAGGAGATTAGCATCTGGGCTGTTGATCTCATCACTTCTGATATCTCTCTCAGCTGCTGATAATGGATTTTCCAATTGTAACTGTGACGAGGGGGGATTTTGGAGTACTGAGAACATTTTGGATATTCAGAAAGTCAGTGATTTTTTAATTGCAGTGGCCTACTTTTCTATTCCAATTGAGATCCTGTACTTTGTTAGCTGCTCTAATGTCCCATTTAAGTTGGTGCTTCTTGAATTTGTTGCCTTCATCATCCTGTGTGGGATGACTCATTTGCTCAATGGATGGACTTATGGCCCACACCCTTTCCAACTTATGCTTGCACTCACCATCTTTAAAACGCTCACAGCTCTGGTCTCAGTAGCTACTGCTATAACTCTAATCTCAATTATTCCCTTTCTGCTCAAAATCAAAGTCAGAGAAATCTTGTTGAGAAGAAAGACCTGGGATCTTGGTCGGCAAGTAGGAATGATAAAGAAGCAGAAAGAAGCTGGCCTGCATGTTCGGATGCTCACCCAGGAGATTCGCAGATCACTTGATCGGCATACAATATTAGACACAACTTTAGTTGAGCTTTCTAAGACACTGGATTTAGAAAACTGTGCTATCTGGATGCCTAATGATAATAAAACAGAAATGAATCTGATTCATGAGTCGATAAGGAGGAATTCTTCAGACATGAATGAGTGTATTCCAACCAGTGACCCTGATGTAAGAGAGATTAAAGGAAGTGATGGTGTGAAGATTCTTGAGTCTGACTCACCGCTTGCTGTTGCAAGCAGCGGAGGGAATGGTGAACCAGGAGCTGTTGCTGCAATCAGGATGCCAATGCTTAGAGTTTCCAATTTTAAGGGTGGCACTCCGGAGATGGTCCCTGCATGTTATGCGATTCTGGTTTTAGTTCTTCCTGGCAGTCAGGGCAGATCTTGGTCCATTCAGGAACTCGAGATAGTAAAGGTGGTTGCTGATCAGGTTGCGGTGGCTATTTCCCATGCTGCAGTGCTTGAAGAGTCTCAGCACATGAGAGAAAAGTTGGAGGAGCAAAACCGAGCATTGCAACAAGCAAAACAGGATGCTTTGTTGGCAAGCCAAACAAGGAATGCATTTCAGATGGTAATGAGCAGTGGACTGAGAAGACCAATGCACTCAATTTTAGGCTTACTCTCCATGATGCAagaagagaacctcagttctgAGCAACAACTTTTGGTTGATGCTATGGTCAAGACGAGCAATGTGCTTTCAACCTTGATAAATGATGTGATGGATACTTCAACAAAAGACAATGGGAGATTCCCACTTGAGACAAAGTCTTTTTCACTTCATGCAATGATAAAAGTAGCTGCTTGTCTAGCCAAATGCCTATGCATGTACAAAGGTTTCAATTTTGCCATGGAAGTTGATAAATCCTTGCCTAATCATGTGATGGGGGATGAGAGAAGGGTTTTTCAGGTAATCTTCCATATGGTTGGGAGTCTTTTAAACAGCAGCAATGGAGGAGGTTGTCTGGTCTTTCGAGTTCTCTCAGCTAGTGGGAGTCAGGCAAGCAATCAAGGATGGGGACCGTGGAGATCAAGCTCATCTGATGGGTATACTTACATTAAATTTGATGTTGGGATATGCAAAGATGATTCAGATTTTGAGAGCATGCCTTCAACGGTATCACCGGGCTGTCAGAGATACAACAGTGGTATACCTGAGGAAGGCTTGAGTTTCAGTGTATGCAGAAAGCTAGTTCAG TTATGGTGGCAGCTAATGCAAGGAGATATATGGGTAGTCCCCAATTCGGAAGGTTTCAAGCATAGTTTGGCACTTATTCTTCGGTTTCAGAAACAGACATCGACTGTAGTCAGCATATCTGAACAAGGGCAGTCTTCAGATCATCGTTATTCCAACTCCTTCAGGGGCCTCAGAGTACTTTTAGCTGATGACGATGACATGCATAGGGCAGTTACTCGAAGGTTGCTTGAGAAACTAGGTTGCAATGTTTCTGCAGTAGCTTCAGGATATGAATGTCTTAGTGCTCTTGGGCGTGCTGTATCTGCAATCCAAATTGTTCTTGTGGATCTTCACATGCCTGACATGAATGGATTTGAAGTGACCGTGAAAATTAGAAAGTTCTGCAGCCGCAACTGGCCATTGATCATTGCCCTAACAGCAGGTGATGATGAAGATAGTTGGGAGAAATGCTTTCAGGTTGGGATGAATGGAGTTATCCGAAAACCAGTTCTCTTGCAAGGAATTGCAGACGAACTTCGACGGGTCTTGCTACATGCAAGCAGAGTTCCATAG
- the LOC140003830 gene encoding ethylene receptor 2-like isoform X2, translating to MFRRLASGLLISSLLISLSAADNGFSNCNCDEGGFWSTENILDIQKVSDFLIAVAYFSIPIEILYFVSCSNVPFKLVLLEFVAFIILCGMTHLLNGWTYGPHPFQLMLALTIFKTLTALVSVATAITLISIIPFLLKIKVREILLRRKTWDLGRQVGMIKKQKEAGLHVRMLTQEIRRSLDRHTILDTTLVELSKTLDLENCAIWMPNDNKTEMNLIHESIRRNSSDMNECIPTSDPDVREIKGSDGVKILESDSPLAVASSGGNGEPGAVAAIRMPMLRVSNFKGGTPEMVPACYAILVLVLPGSQGRSWSIQELEIVKVVADQVAVAISHAAVLEESQHMREKLEEQNRALQQAKQDALLASQTRNAFQMVMSSGLRRPMHSILGLLSMMQEENLSSEQQLLVDAMVKTSNVLSTLINDVMDTSTKDNGRFPLETKSFSLHAMIKVAACLAKCLCMYKGFNFAMEVDKSLPNHVMGDERRVFQVIFHMVGSLLNSSNGGGCLVFRVLSASGSQASNQGWGPWRSSSSDGYTYIKFDVGICKDDSDFESMPSTVSPGCQRYNSGIPEEGLSFSVCRKLVQLMQGDIWVVPNSEGFKHSLALILRFQKQTSTVVSISEQGQSSDHRYSNSFRGLRVLLADDDDMHRAVTRRLLEKLGCNVSAVASGYECLSALGRAVSAIQIVLVDLHMPDMNGFEVTVKIRKFCSRNWPLIIALTAGDDEDSWEKCFQVGMNGVIRKPVLLQGIADELRRVLLHASRVP from the exons ATGTTTAGGAGATTAGCATCTGGGCTGTTGATCTCATCACTTCTGATATCTCTCTCAGCTGCTGATAATGGATTTTCCAATTGTAACTGTGACGAGGGGGGATTTTGGAGTACTGAGAACATTTTGGATATTCAGAAAGTCAGTGATTTTTTAATTGCAGTGGCCTACTTTTCTATTCCAATTGAGATCCTGTACTTTGTTAGCTGCTCTAATGTCCCATTTAAGTTGGTGCTTCTTGAATTTGTTGCCTTCATCATCCTGTGTGGGATGACTCATTTGCTCAATGGATGGACTTATGGCCCACACCCTTTCCAACTTATGCTTGCACTCACCATCTTTAAAACGCTCACAGCTCTGGTCTCAGTAGCTACTGCTATAACTCTAATCTCAATTATTCCCTTTCTGCTCAAAATCAAAGTCAGAGAAATCTTGTTGAGAAGAAAGACCTGGGATCTTGGTCGGCAAGTAGGAATGATAAAGAAGCAGAAAGAAGCTGGCCTGCATGTTCGGATGCTCACCCAGGAGATTCGCAGATCACTTGATCGGCATACAATATTAGACACAACTTTAGTTGAGCTTTCTAAGACACTGGATTTAGAAAACTGTGCTATCTGGATGCCTAATGATAATAAAACAGAAATGAATCTGATTCATGAGTCGATAAGGAGGAATTCTTCAGACATGAATGAGTGTATTCCAACCAGTGACCCTGATGTAAGAGAGATTAAAGGAAGTGATGGTGTGAAGATTCTTGAGTCTGACTCACCGCTTGCTGTTGCAAGCAGCGGAGGGAATGGTGAACCAGGAGCTGTTGCTGCAATCAGGATGCCAATGCTTAGAGTTTCCAATTTTAAGGGTGGCACTCCGGAGATGGTCCCTGCATGTTATGCGATTCTGGTTTTAGTTCTTCCTGGCAGTCAGGGCAGATCTTGGTCCATTCAGGAACTCGAGATAGTAAAGGTGGTTGCTGATCAGGTTGCGGTGGCTATTTCCCATGCTGCAGTGCTTGAAGAGTCTCAGCACATGAGAGAAAAGTTGGAGGAGCAAAACCGAGCATTGCAACAAGCAAAACAGGATGCTTTGTTGGCAAGCCAAACAAGGAATGCATTTCAGATGGTAATGAGCAGTGGACTGAGAAGACCAATGCACTCAATTTTAGGCTTACTCTCCATGATGCAagaagagaacctcagttctgAGCAACAACTTTTGGTTGATGCTATGGTCAAGACGAGCAATGTGCTTTCAACCTTGATAAATGATGTGATGGATACTTCAACAAAAGACAATGGGAGATTCCCACTTGAGACAAAGTCTTTTTCACTTCATGCAATGATAAAAGTAGCTGCTTGTCTAGCCAAATGCCTATGCATGTACAAAGGTTTCAATTTTGCCATGGAAGTTGATAAATCCTTGCCTAATCATGTGATGGGGGATGAGAGAAGGGTTTTTCAGGTAATCTTCCATATGGTTGGGAGTCTTTTAAACAGCAGCAATGGAGGAGGTTGTCTGGTCTTTCGAGTTCTCTCAGCTAGTGGGAGTCAGGCAAGCAATCAAGGATGGGGACCGTGGAGATCAAGCTCATCTGATGGGTATACTTACATTAAATTTGATGTTGGGATATGCAAAGATGATTCAGATTTTGAGAGCATGCCTTCAACGGTATCACCGGGCTGTCAGAGATACAACAGTGGTATACCTGAGGAAGGCTTGAGTTTCAGTGTATGCAGAAAGCTAGTTCAG CTAATGCAAGGAGATATATGGGTAGTCCCCAATTCGGAAGGTTTCAAGCATAGTTTGGCACTTATTCTTCGGTTTCAGAAACAGACATCGACTGTAGTCAGCATATCTGAACAAGGGCAGTCTTCAGATCATCGTTATTCCAACTCCTTCAGGGGCCTCAGAGTACTTTTAGCTGATGACGATGACATGCATAGGGCAGTTACTCGAAGGTTGCTTGAGAAACTAGGTTGCAATGTTTCTGCAGTAGCTTCAGGATATGAATGTCTTAGTGCTCTTGGGCGTGCTGTATCTGCAATCCAAATTGTTCTTGTGGATCTTCACATGCCTGACATGAATGGATTTGAAGTGACCGTGAAAATTAGAAAGTTCTGCAGCCGCAACTGGCCATTGATCATTGCCCTAACAGCAGGTGATGATGAAGATAGTTGGGAGAAATGCTTTCAGGTTGGGATGAATGGAGTTATCCGAAAACCAGTTCTCTTGCAAGGAATTGCAGACGAACTTCGACGGGTCTTGCTACATGCAAGCAGAGTTCCATAG